ctgtctttatctcgacctgTGACCTTTTTCACCTTactttctcctcctgtcctgttgagaagggagagtgagaaagcagctgggtgggtgtctggaaGCCAGCCAAGGTCTTTTTAGTTTCACACCGGTTATGGCAATTAGAGGTGCCGTGACTGTTTGTcattcacatgcttttttttctgtccttgaaTCTGTGCCATCGGGAGCAGTCTCTTTCTCCCGCTGTTGTTGCCCTCAGAGGACGCTGGGCAATGCTGCCAGCTGGCCTTTGTGCTTGTGTACCTGGGAACTAGGGACagctttacagcttttctttccccaacCGTCCATCCCTCATTGCCTCTCTTTTCCGGCCCATCCACCCTCAGTCTTTCACAGGTAGGTCAGTGCAGAAGATCTCAGCTGTCTTTGTAGTCCCAAATTTCTGAGGTTTGAGCACCAAAGGCTGTTCCCCATGAGCTCTTGGCTTCAGGAGAGGAGGAAGCTCGGACGTGGGGCACAGTACAGTTCTCCTCTCTTGGCACCCAGGCAGGAGGCCCTTCTGTGCCAGGCTGGGCTCTGCGGGTAGGGCCCTCAGTTCTCCCTGGGCACCCCTATTTCCACTATGCACCCACAGATCTGCAAATGAAGATGCTGTTTCTGTGAGGGTCTGGGGTTAGTGGcctgagggaaaaggagaaggtggTGAGAGCTTCTGCCATGGAACCGTTCTTTccctgcaccccaggatgggATTGTCCTTGCCGTGAGCTGCAAAGAGGGAGCGCGGGCTGTTCTGACCTGTGCTCTCACTAGAGTATCATGGGAGGAACTGTCAGTCCCTCACCTGTGCCATCTTGCAGGTCCATGCAAAAAAACTTTTTGTCCTGGATCTGCTCCGTCGGATGGGAGTTGGGGATGTGCACCCTGCAAGACACCTCAGCCCTGCAAATCTGTGTAATGAACCGCTGGGGCTGCACGGGGCACTGTATGGGTGTGACGGAAGAACAGGCGACTTGCCCTAGCTGTCTTTACCCTTGGATGCATGCCATGGCCCTTCCTTCTGGAGCTGGGTgggaaggtgaggaggaggaggctctgGGCTCTCGCCAAGGTGATTTCTCCTACCATCCCCTCCTTCCATCCTCACGGCCGTCTTCTGTCTGAGCCTTCTCCCCCAGCAGAGCTTCATCCAGAGCAAGAGGAGCTGCCTTGAGTGCTTGTGGGGCTGCCAACCTCCCAGGGCCCCCTGCAGCACTGGGGTCCTCCCATGAAGACAGCATAAGTTGGGATCACCACCTGTAGGGCATGCTTGGAGGCCAACGGGAATATTTCTGGGCAGAGATGCAGCAAGGGAAGGGCTGATGGTCACTGCCTGTGGAGTAGGCAGAGATGTTGTCCTCAGCGCCAAGGGACAGGGACTGAAGGAGGCCAAGAGACAGTGTGTCCTGCCCTCCCAGTCCTCTAGGAATGAGAAAGGGTCCGGCTGCTCACCCATTTGTTCCCTCCCAGCATAGCTCCCTTCTCCCTGGACAGCTTTGGAGAGCACTCAGAGAGGAAAGGACCACACAGAGCCAGAGCCTGGGATGCAGCAGAGTTTAATGAGTCTAAAGAGGGAAACAAGATGTCTCTGAGAGGAGGACACAGTGAAAGGATTGCCACAGGTGGCCAAGTGTCAACACCCCACAGAGGGAAAGGGGCAGGCAGGCCCCCCCAAGCTGCCTTTGTTGCGCCTCAAGGCTGAGGGgagcagaaaacaagaaaggaaaaggagggaaaggagagagtggaggaagggaaggagaggcatTGGCCATATTTTCGGAGAGCCCAGGCTGGCCTTTTCCAAAGGGCTGACACCCTTTGCAAGAGGAGTGGGGCATGCTAAGGCCCTCTCCAAGCAATGGTCACGATCTCCGTTGTTTGGTCTGGCATCATCTTCTGAGTTCCCGGGGATCTTTGTCTGGGCTGTCACCAGTGGCTTTAGCAGGGGGAGCACCTTCTGCTGCCACAGTAGCGGCTGGTGATGCAGgagaggtcacagcacccagagttgatgggcactccattactgctgaggatgctgccaacggcagcggaggtggaggagcccacgGCAGtgttctgcgggaaggagctgaggatggggccagGAAGAatcaccaccacgggagagggctCGATGACAACGGTGGAaggctggcactgcctgacacagggctcattgcagctgttggccagcggggttgggccgcagggctggcagggctggcagggctggcacttGTCGGAGCAGGACATGTCTCAGGGCTGGTGGTTCACCTGGGAGAGAGGCCAGGGAGGAAGCAGAGCACATGGACACCTGAGGAACAGCCTGCAACCCCACCAAAAGGAAGCCAAGGCACCTGCTGGGTGGGGAGGTAGAGGCTGTGCAGGGGGGAACAAGGGCTTCTTTGCCTGAGCTCAGCCGAGTCCTTCGCAGAGCAGGAAGGCCCAGCAATGCTCCTGTCTAGCCAAAAAGCTACCTCAGCCCAGCCTCAGACTCTCTCCGTGACAGACCATCTCTCCTTTGCCCTCTCCACCGACCATGATCTCAGAGCCCTGACATAAGACCAAGGAGCCGGTAGCAGTTGAGTTGTTCTTGAAGGCTCAACCTTTTtctagaggaggaggaggaggggaaaaggggggtTCCAACTCACCTGGTTCCTAAGGAGAAGGAGGTGACAGAAGTGGTTGAGAGAGCGACCAGTTGGGCTGGCTTTTATACTGGCCTAGCACCGCCTCAGGGCCCAAAGGCAGTTCTGCATAAGCAACAATTTTCCTGCATGCTCCTAATGAACGGAAGCATCCCAGGTAATGACATGGGACGTGCTGCTGTTTGCCTCTATGCTGCCTTTGTATTTCCCGGTTTATGTCATGCCCATTCCATCACAGAAGCTTCTTTTGAGTGCTGGGATGAGAAGTCCAGGTCAAGGATGCATCACAGTGGGCAGGAGACAGGGACTAAGTGCCAGAAGAGTCCAGTGGAGGCAGGTGATGTCACTCTGGGGCACTCTGGTGGGTTTTTTATGGTCCTGCTGACAGGGAGGgccctggctgctcccagccctccaaTCCTTGGCTCGTCACTCAAGGGCTGCTGTCAGTACGTGCCCTGTGCTCTTTCCTTCCCACCCGGCTCAGTCCAACAGTCAGTGGCTGTTGTCTTCCCAGGCAGGCGTGCTGCACTTCAGGTTTTCAACTGTCTTTCACCTTAAGCTGCCCTCAGGAGGAAGTTGCCAACCTCTTTggcctcctcctctctctggaCAGTCCCTGAGACTCCTCTAGCTATGCTGCTTGTGCATCTGTCCTGCTCAGAGTGCCCCGTCCCTGCTCTGGCAGGGAGGTCCCCAGCAGCGCCTCGGTCACATCCCTTCCTATTGCCTCTTTCCCCATGTGCTTATCAGCAGCAATGTGCATGGGAGTGTGATTGTGTAGCAGTCTGTGGGATTACCTGCACGCACACCTATGCTTGTGCGTACACCCAGCTGTATGCCTGTATGTAGGTCGTGTTTCTGCGTACATGTGTATTTTTTTGCACAGGTGTGAGTACTTGCATGCAACTACGTGTCTCTGTGTCCTTATGCACATATGCCTGAC
This genomic window from Accipiter gentilis chromosome 5, bAccGen1.1, whole genome shotgun sequence contains:
- the LOC126038930 gene encoding feather keratin Cos2-3-like, whose protein sequence is MSCSDKCQPCQPCQPCGPTPLANSCNEPCVRQCQPSTVVIEPSPVVVILPGPILSSFPQNTAVGSSTSAAVGSILSSNGVPINSGCCDLSCITSRYCGSRRCSPC